From the Comamonas sp. lk genome, the window GCAGGTCAAACGCTATCTGCTGCCGCAGCTGCAGGCTATGAATCTGGTGCTGGACGATGTGCTGGATGGCGGCGTCAACGACGCCCTGAATCTCGACAGCCATGGCAAGACCCTGTGCTACCGCGTGTTGCAAATGCCCATCCGCATACCCGCCGAAAACATGCCACAGCTGCAACCTTATCTGGCCGGCCCGGCCGACAACGAATAGACGACATCAGATCGTCCCGCCTTTTCCACCACAAGCACCCGATCAGGAGACAAACCATGACCTCTTTCACACGCCGCTGCCTGCTGGCCAGCAGCTTGGGCCTCGCCTTTGCTCACACGGCTTTTGCGCAAAGCGACTACCCCAGCAAGCCCATCACCTTTGTCGTGCCTTTTGCGGCAGGCAGTGCCACGGATCAGCTAGCACGGGCTCTGGGTCAGTCCATCACCGAGAAAACCAAGCAGCCGGTGGTGGTGGAAAACAAGGGCGGCGCCAGCGGCATGATTGCGGCTCAGGCCGTGGCCAAGGCACCGGCAGACGGCTATACCGTGCTGATCACCACCAACACCACGCACGCGGCCAACGAGCATTTGTACAAAAAACTGGCCTATGACCCGGTCAAGGACTTCGCCCCGTTGTCCGGCCTGGGCAAGGGTGGTCAGGTGCTGGTGGTACCGGCCAGCGCGCCTTATAAATCGGTGGGCGAGCTGGTCGCTTTCGCCAAGGCCAACCCTGGCAAGCTGAGCTTTGGCAGCGGCAGCTCCTCAAGCCGTGTGGCCGGTGAAATGCTCAAGCAACTGGCGGGCGTAGATATCCTGCACGTGCCGTACAAAAGCAACCCGCTGGCAATTACCGACCTGCTGGGCGGGCAGATCAATCTGATGATCACCGATGTCTCCACCGGCGTGCCCCAGATCAAGGCCGGCAAGCTGCGTGCCCTAGGCTACTCCACGCAAAAACGCAGCGCCCAGCTGCCCGATGTGCCCACCATTGCCGAGGCCGGCGTCAAAGGCTATGACATGGGTTACTGGTTTGCGGCCTACGCACCGGCCAACACACCCGCCCCCGTGGTTGCCAAGCTCAACCAGTTGCTGAACAGCGCCGTGGCCAGCGCCGCCGCCAAGTCTTTCTTTGATATGTCGGGCTCCGAGCCCTGGACCACCACGCCTGCCGAGCTGGCCCAGTTCCAGTCTGCTGAAACCAAAAAGTGGGGTCAGGTCATCAAGGCTGCCGGCATTACGCCGGAGTGAGCGCCTTTGGCTCCCATGCAATGCCAAGGCCATCGTTGAAAAGCTGTTTTAAATAGGGCTACACCTTTCCCTGCCGCAGACCTGAGGCCCAAAAGCATCGAATGGGTCACATCTGTTTTCAGAGCAGCTACCGCTTGCCAAGCATGAGTCCCACCTATACTTTTAGCGGTACTTATTGATTGGCAGGCGCAAGACGCTATCAAAAATGCACTCTATGTCCGTACATCGAGTGCATTTTTTGGGGGTATGGCTTCTACACTGGCGCCATGCCCTCCGAGAGCCTCCACCACATCCAGCCTCTGGACCCCAGCCGCTGCCCGCTATGCGGCCAGGCCAATCAATGCGCCATCACCGCTGGCCTGCCGCCGCAAAGCTGCTGGTGCATGCAGACTCCGGTGTCGCAAGACGCTCTGGCCCAGCTTCCGCCCGAAACGCGCGGCAAAGCCTGCATCTGCCCAGTCTGCGCACAGCCCAGCGACAGAGATTCCACAACGGCCTGACACTGCGACAGTCTTTGCGCAGCTCGTGCATTCAAACCACCCAGGAGAACTTGATGCCCACCTATCACATCGAACTGTTTGAAGGCCGCAGCCTTGAACAAAAGCGCAAGCTGGTCGAAGAAGTCACCCGCATCACCACCGAAGTACTGGGCAGCGCGCCCGAGTCCGTGGACATCATCATCACCGACGTCAAACGCGAAAACTGGGCCACAGGTGGCAAGCTCTGGTCTGAGCAGGCCTAAGCCTTTTCACGC encodes:
- a CDS encoding 4-oxalocrotonate tautomerase; translated protein: MPTYHIELFEGRSLEQKRKLVEEVTRITTEVLGSAPESVDIIITDVKRENWATGGKLWSEQA
- a CDS encoding tripartite tricarboxylate transporter substrate binding protein, which encodes MTSFTRRCLLASSLGLAFAHTAFAQSDYPSKPITFVVPFAAGSATDQLARALGQSITEKTKQPVVVENKGGASGMIAAQAVAKAPADGYTVLITTNTTHAANEHLYKKLAYDPVKDFAPLSGLGKGGQVLVVPASAPYKSVGELVAFAKANPGKLSFGSGSSSSRVAGEMLKQLAGVDILHVPYKSNPLAITDLLGGQINLMITDVSTGVPQIKAGKLRALGYSTQKRSAQLPDVPTIAEAGVKGYDMGYWFAAYAPANTPAPVVAKLNQLLNSAVASAAAKSFFDMSGSEPWTTTPAELAQFQSAETKKWGQVIKAAGITPE
- a CDS encoding cysteine-rich CWC family protein — translated: MPSESLHHIQPLDPSRCPLCGQANQCAITAGLPPQSCWCMQTPVSQDALAQLPPETRGKACICPVCAQPSDRDSTTA